Within the Osmerus eperlanus chromosome 10, fOsmEpe2.1, whole genome shotgun sequence genome, the region CTTTCGTAGTCCCTCAGTATCTCAAGTAAGTATGTTttttatataattgtatatttCACGAACTGAGATAAAAGGCATTCATTTGAAACGTGAATCTATTAGCCCAGTATAATACCGGGGAAACTGAACCAAAAATAACAATTCGAGCTATACTGTACAAGCTAGCTCGCAAGTTGCATTAAAGTGAATAGAATTGCTACTTGGCAACTAGAAACCATTATCATAATTGTTTTACTATGCTTTATTCAGTGCGTTAAACTAGTAACAGAACATTGTCATTGTTTACCTTGATATTAGAAATGAGCAAGCATATAGAGGAACATCTGCAGGTGTACACATGTGTAACGTTACTGtagagtagctagctagttagcttagctGGAAAAAAAGAATGCTACTTGCAGTAGACTTACTAAATAAAGGAAATAGATCAGTAAAAGAAAATCTACATTAACGTCATGTTCTGaacaggtcacatgacacatttgttttgttgtgCACTACTACTAATCTGGGTTGGCTTGTCCAGTGCGATCGACCTTTCATCTAGTGCTTTTTTACAAAGCAGAAACACATTCGTTTTATGTTTACTGTGTACCTTTGGATTTATTATGAGTCACGCACTGCAAATTTTATTGTGGTTACATAGAAGATGGTTTATTGCCTAAAGACGATAATGTTTGTTGCAAACGAACTTGTACGTGACGAAACCGAAAAGGGGgtttaaagtatttttttatttgatctTTACTGCATACTACAAAGGTGGGTTTATTATATTAATTGTGAAACAACCACAATGTAAAACATATTTCACTAAATAAAAAGATTAATTCTGCAGTCTTACTAGTTGCAGTTAGACATCGATAGCAGTAAAGTTGaatcattttatttattaaaatcTGTTTTTACACAGTTTTATGGGTTATGGGAATTCCATAACCCACCTGTGTAGTACGCAGTAAAGATCATATAAACGGTGTTATTTAAACCCTTATGTCAATGTTTCTTTATTATTCTTCCTCCAGATTTGCCTACCTGTCAGTGCCTCAGTGTCTGACACTTGGAAGTACCGCTTCAAGATGTGGACAACCATGCTATCTCGATGCACCTTTCCAGCAGTTTTGAAAAGAAGCAGCTCTGTTTTGGCTTGCCAGGCCATTAGAGCTGCTGGCAGGCCATTGCAGGCAATAGCCACCAAAACATCTCGCTCAACACTGAGGCAAGTTCGTGGACAGCAGACGCAGGCCACCCCTATCCCCACAGCTCAGGTAGTCAGGCAGGTCAAAACTTTGGAAGAAGAGAGGTTAGTAGAAATAGAGTGGGAAGATGGGGGGCAAAGCTTCTACCCATTCACCTGGATGCGGGACAATTGCCAGTGTCCACTTTGCACCCTGCAGTCTGCACAGGCCCGTAGTCTGCTGCTCTCCAAACTGGACATTCACACTGGAGTGGACAGTGTCCAGGTCTCTGATACCAATAAGGTAGGAATCTGGGATTTAAACTGTAATATTGAAAGGTTTCACACTGTATGCAATGTTGAATAGGAATCAGTGTCATGCACACAGAATAAGCCCATGTGTTTTTAGTCTAGGATTAGTCTGCTTCTTAATATGTGTCTAGAAAACCAACACTGTAATGCGCTACAGTACATGATCAGGTTTCTATTATATAATACCACCTTATTGCACTTGTTGAATTGACCTGTACTGTAAATGATATGCTGGTGAAAGTGCTTCCCTCGGCTGAAACACAAATAAACCGTCCTCAAGATTGAAAAATGTCACTGCAGCTCAATCAGTGCTCAGCACGATAATGTGACAAACATGCTTAATCAACATGCTAAGttaagacaaacagacacacagtgaaGGTCTGGCAATGTAATACTTAGATAAGACttcacaatagtgtttttgtagCTTACTAAGCAAGTACTGTATAGTAGACAATTTAACAAATTGAGCAACACATACTTAATATGTAAATGCATTGTGGCTGTTGTGGTGTTACATTTTCTAGTACACAGTACTTTCTGTAATTACACTAATGTTAAGTGTTAGCAATCTTTGTCTAACCTCATCATCATTCTCGTCATCAGGTGTGCATAGTATGGCCCGACCAGCACACCAGCGAGTTTGATCCAGAGTGGCTGAAGAAGAGGTGCTTCTCTCCTGCTATCAGACAAGTAATGCAGGAAGAGCTCTTCCTCAATGGTGAGACCACATATACATATGGGTGGCTGTGGTTCAGGGAgttgagagggttgtctgttaatcacaaggttggcggttcgatccccgactcctccccgGCCATGTGCccaagtatccttgagcaagattctgaaccccaagttgctcccgatgggcatgccggcgccttgcatggcagcgCCGCCACCGTCGGTGAGTGTGAGTAAATGTGAagtgctttgagtgccgctaaggtagaaaacacgctatataaatgcagtccatatAAGTAGCTTTGACTTTCTTTGACTTATGCTTTTTGGGTAAACAGTGTTGAAGAAGAACTCAAGCCTCACTATGATTACCTGCATTCTGCTTTTATTACTCAGTAATCCTTAAGATAAATCTTTCCTTGAGGTAGCACAGATCTTTTCAGATTTTCAGGGTTGTGGTCATCTATTGCAATTTCCTCCTCTGTGTGATACGATACGTCTAGGAATGTTTCTGTGCATACTGTATACGGTATTATAAGCGATCACCTTGTGCCTCTGTCCCAGAACTgtgcacacacgggcacacatcACATCAggtattttgttttattattcaACTTTAGTTTCTTGAGGGGGGGAAAATACTtgaaaacatctaaaacataagTGTTGTATGAAAGGGACTTCTTCCCTGAAACATTGTGTCAGGGTTAACAAAACAGTCACTCTGGATCTAAACAGATCTCCTTAAGAGTGTTTGTAGGATTACAGGAtttgtgtgcatgcttgctCTGAACACAAGCAAATCAAACGTATctttttaaagtacatttacaaccCAACTTACATCTCAAGACTCTATCAGAAACATTTGAAGAAGGAGAATTTCAGCTGTGGTTCAGTGAAGGAAAAGCTCCACAGTTTGTGTCCCCACGTGGTCCTGAAGGACCCGCAGGGCTGAGCGGCTCCTGCTTTGTCTCTGTTCCAGAGCGattagaggctgtgtgtgtgcggttttGTGTGGATAGTGAAATCAGCCCCCTTTAGGGATCACCCCCAGCCACTCTTTGTTAGTGTTTGGGTTTCTGTTCTCCAACTACAGCACTGCCAAGTCAGAACTAGAACTGGTCTGTGCAGACAGACCTGAGCTCATGCTCTGTCTGATCCtgttctttcacacacacaaccctgtatCTGGGTTTAATTATATCTTCCTGAGGTCTGGTCTGAAATTCCTTCCACTGAAAAATCCTGGAAAGGCTTGCATTTTTTGATGAAAGGTGAATAATGTTCTCTTCTACTGGTTTTGTCTGTATCCTCAGTGTTTCAAGTTAActttttctatctctttcttctcATCTCTATGTCtttatttaacttttttgtCTCCTGTGAATGGGCCTGGAAGTTCTCTGTATATTGTAATGGAGAACAATTTTATTAGCCCTGGTTAGCCTGTTAAAGTGTTGCAGATTGTAAAAGTGTAGCCCACAGGGAACACAGCAAGGTCAAAATGATCATATGAGCTGGTTTGTAATTAAAAAGGAATCATCCCTTTTATTTAATCCTCTCACATTAGAATATATACCACTTATCTATTGTTGAGGTCAGTCTCACTTATTTTACTGCAGAAGTAAGAAACATcttataaatgtaaatggacaGATCATCCATTGCTAACCTTATGCTTAGTTGATGGGGGCAGTAGCcagttaaaggcagggtaggtaatgtttttgagaagcacttttttacATATTTGCAGACATcatgatagcaaccaataaatgtaaaggtttgacagtaaaatgaaaCCAATCCGATATCTGTGGGCgttgcaggactgtaataaacacaaccaatcattaaggTTGGACTGACACTAATGACTGGAAGACATTCGGACCGAACGCCATTATTGGAGGGGCTACTTGTCCATCTACCTACCTCCTGGCAGTACTCAAGCAGagcgttcatgtgttttgggggactGTATTTGAAGGAagaggtgggatattttggtttgaatcctttcaaacttGAGCTAAAATTGCTAGGTTTGAAAACTTACCTATCCTAtccttaaaataaataaattaccaTACTTGTTCATTGGTTGTGAGTTTAGGTAAAATTATAACCATCAATGATTATTTGACCATCAATAAAATTATCATTGGACCGAGGTGAATAAACCTAATGTGTATTCTCACAATCCTTGCGATTTAAATTTTAAAACCAAGCCTTGAGCTCAAGCTTGTCCGTACATTGTTAGATGCACATGTAGTTAGGACATTAGTTAGTTTATGTTTCAACACAAAATGAATATTTCAGAGAATATCAGCAAAACTATTTGCTGATATTCAGGCAGCATgaatatattgtgtgtgtattgcccTAGAACAGACTACACAGCTGAGGTATGCGCCATGGCCCATATGTGAAAGAGCTTAATTTCTGAGACAGGAGACCTTCAACAATGTTTAGTGTGCCTGCATGCACTCACTTTTCAAGCCCCTTCCTCTCACTCTACCATATGGAATACTGATTTGTACTTAGCTTAGGAAGTGCTGACTGACTTTTACTAGGGTTTTCACAAGACTAGGCCTGAAGTTATGCACgtgattaaataaaaaatggagaGTAATGGAAGAAAATGATTGACAATATTATAATGCCATTTTACCAGCTTAGTAGACAtgatcccacctcctccctctgactGTATTGCTAAAAATAGGCTGCACTACACATGGCTTGGATGTCTGTTTCAATGTGCGGATAACCTTATGCAGCAGTATGGTGCTAGGATGCAAATTAAGCTCTACGCTCACATTCTTTTGACTGAGCAGTTTTTTCCATCTCAATCAAAGTTCAGGTCTCTCCAAAGATTGCCACTAAAACATATTTTCTTGAAGCTACTCCAGCTGTTTTGGTTGTGTGCTTTGGGGGTTGTTATTCTGAAAAGTGAATTGTTGGCCAAGCTAAAAGTGTGTTCTGTAGCAGTTTTTTTAAGGTTATAAGGTATAATTATTTGGCTCAGCATTCTTTCAATCCTGGTCAGTCTATGAATGGTTACCAGTGACGAGCATAACCATACCTAGTTTACACCAGATGTAGTGCTCGCTCTAGGTCAGTGAATTCAATTTGTGTCTTGTCAAACCTACAAATATTTTTCCTTTAAAACGTGCTGGGTTGTATGTCTTTTACTGTACTCAGGAGAGGCTTTTGTTTAGCCTTTTTGCCATAAAGGACTGAATAATGGAGTACTACAGAGACAGTTGTCCTTCAGGCAGATGCTCCCATTTCTGCAGAGGAACTTCTTGGCCACCTCACTTGGAAAAGGCTTTCAGGATTGCTTCGTTTTTGCCAGATGGACAGCTCTAGTCTGTGGACTCTAATCGAGCTCTGGTGACATCTCAATGATGATGAAGAAATAAGGATGATAGGGAAAGGATGTAACAAAATGTGGTGAAAGTAAAGGTCGCTGAATGCAACAGACCTTGGTTGAGCTTCAGACCGATATTTTGTTGGGATCATGCATTtatatatacatttagtcatttagcagacgctcttatccagagcgacttacagtaagtacagggacattccccccgaagcaagtagggtgaagtgccttgcccaaggacacaatgtaatttggcatcgccgagaatcgaaccggcaaccttctgattactagcccgactccttaaccgctcagccatttgacCATGAAGCCAGAGATTTGTTTTAAATTTGGTACATGGGTCCTTGACTCTCCTAGTAGAAACaatattctctctgtctcctcaaaGCTCCTACAAAGTTGCTAGTTTCTCTGTGGTTGGTGCAACAGGTCTCTAAGTTGTGGTCTGTTTCAAACATAGGTACTTTGTAAACATAAGCACAAAGATACAATACAGAACAGTTtgcgagaatgtgtgtgttgttatcaATTACATGATTGGACTCCAATTCCTCTCAGATTCAGAATTCAGCATAATAAATAATTTGGGGCGTAACTGTGCTTGGCAGGCAACATGCCTGACAACTTTAAATCACATTTACATCCATCAATCATGGTGTTCATTTGGAACAACAGTAATTGCTTTTTGTACACAAAGTTGTATTCGTCTTGTACCatgtgaaaaaggaaaaaaacagaTAATTGAACACAGTGATGCTCTGAAGTTATAGGAAAAGAAAATGGTGTGGATAATATCATGGAGGATTGCCATTACTTGATCATTCTAAAGAAGCACAGTTGCAATTAGCCCGTTCTGACATGCTGGCATCAGCATTCCCTGTGACCCTTTGCAATGGCAGCTTTGAGAGTTAGTTAATTAGTCTTTAAATTTATTTAGACATATGTACTAACTGCTGAAATGTAACCCCTGCCAAATGCAACTTTGAGGGAACCTCACTCTGCATGTGACCCTGTGAGGAAGTTAATTAGCCTGATTAAAGCTCTGTGAAAGAACTACTCAAATAACTTATCAAGCCAAAGAGTGTTCTGAAAGAGCTCACAGCTCCGTGAGGAAAGCAGTAGCACAGTACCCAGCTTGAACAGAGCTCttggaaagagagtgagagagaaccaGACTGCCATCAGCTGCCTGCCAGCCACGGGAGCCAGGGCTTCGAGTTTCCTCGTCTGGAAAAGCCACAGCAGCCAaccaagagagagggaaagggattaCACATGCATGCTCGCAGACATAAAGATACACAGACTTACACAGGCTCCCATCAGACAAGTAGGAATAATAGTAATAAATAAGGATCCAAGTAAGTGTCAGATAGAAATATATAATGTTCAGGAAATTTGCCCCAGGTATGGAGACAGGTACAGAAAAACACAGACTACACAAACTCAAAGCCTGACATTGTACCTCAGTTCACCCTTCACCAAACTTTGCAAGAGTGAGACACATTTCAGAAGAGGTCTGTGGCAACACAAGTTGTTCCAGAAAATCACAGCAGCATATTTGTGTTCGGTGAGAACGAGTGTTGAGCATTTCACGCCAATAAGAGCGGaaagttctcccccccccctcccccctgaatACACCCCGATCGGGCTTAGGAATGCACTGTTTTCATAGAGCATATCTTCATATATTCTCTTGTTTAACTATTCCATTGTCTATCTATCTTATGCAGCTTTCTCACACAAAGCCCCTAAATATCCTACGAATATAACCCTGCTGGTGCTTTACTCACATACTTGGGACACTTATTCACAGACTGATTGGACATAATGATAATGTGTATAAGTGAAGAGAGATCTGTTTCTTGTGTCTCTACTATACTATAATACTTTTTGTAATTATCTGTGAACCTGGCAGCCTTACAGCATTTTAGGCTTGAAAGATGTTTGAAGAATGATTTTTAACTTTGTATATTCTTGGTTAGCCAATGGAATGTTAGCCAATATGACCAAACAAGGAAGATGATCCGTTTACAAGGGGGACCCAGTCCACACTGCTCATATGATCCATCTCTTGCTTCACCTTCTCTGTTATGGCTTTCTCTGCCATGTGTGACATCTGAAACCCAAtggctctgtcctgagacagtCCTCCCCCAGACAAACCAGCTAAGTGAAGCACtgcatttccctgttgtgtCCGGATACATGCCAGCTGGTCTGATTTAATGGGAGCAATTGTAACTTGTAATTTGAAGAAGGCCTTAGTTCTAGAGCCTCATTATTAGAACTTCTTTTGGGTGATCTTTAAGAACAGCTGGTCTTTACAGCATCAGTTTTGTGTTATCCAACCCTCTAAACAAGGTTTCATGGGGGGGGGACATAACCTCTTGACTTGTTATGATGGAGTTAATGTTTGCAATGAAACTTTGGAGGGACATTTGAAGACCTTGCCACGGCTGAAGTCATGGTGTGTCTGACTCATGTTACGGCTCAGACATCTGTGTCTTTATCTCATAGTTTAGCCATAGAATCCTACTATATTCTCACTGACATTCCACTTGAATACTGTTGCAGAGTCATTCAACAGTACGAACTTGTGAAGCATCAAGCATTTACAATAGTGGTAATAAAATTACTTTCACATCTGACTTCAGGTGTCCTACTCCATATTCTGATAATCTCACCGTTAAAGCAGTGTACTCAGTGCTTTTTTCCCTTCTGTTTGGACCGCTTGCTCAAACGGACAAAATTGGTGGGTGTGGAAGTGAGAGGCGATGAAGATCCACAAACATCAGACAGTTCCACAGTGTTcagagccccctccccccagacccccctcacacacacacacattgaatgtGCTCAGCAGCTGTGTCTGCAGGAGCCACACGATAGTCTAGATGGAAAAAGGACCTGAGCCAGCTCGGTGCGGAGCCACAGGAGGGTTTTTCCACTGCTGTCTGTTGAGAAATGCCGACGctaagctccccccccccccccccctcttcctcctcccccactccacaCCAAGTGTTCCAACCATAGCGTGCTGGCCTTCCTCCCTCAAACGTTCTGGACAGATATAGTACATTATGTGCAGATAGTGGAGGGACTGTATATTTGGGATCATAAAACAAAGTATCCTGTCTTTTCACAAGACCCATTTCCATTGCTGTATATTGTTcattgacaggcagacaggcagaggtgactacctgtgtgtgcttgtacggATTGTGCCAACTGGAAATATTAGAGACAACAATGCTGGCCATTCTATTCCATTTTGCTACTTTTCAGTGGCAGACAGTTTTTTGATCATGTTGTGCAGGTTCTGCGTCTTAAAGAATTTATGAATGTGATTTGTGAAGCCGATAATTATGTGATTCGACCACGGTCGTTGTCAAAGCTAGCTATGCTAGTTGTCGACCTTTTAGTGTGTTTGCATTGTATCGACATGGTAATCATTGTACTTAGTTGAAATACCAGTTTCCCTTCTAACCTTCCTATGTGCTCTATAACTAACTACTATAGAAGACAAGACACATCTATCCTGAATTAAATCACATACTGCATGTCAGCTTTATAACAATCCAATTGCCCTGACAATTACTGGATTACCGTTTCCTTCTTTTAGAGCGTGTTTACTGGGACTCCAAGCTGCAGATCCCCACAGCCAATTTTGAGGAGGTTCTCCATGATGACAAAGCGGCTCTGGCTTGGCTGATAGCACTACGCAAAGTTGGCATAGTCTACATGAAGGGGGCGCCAGTGAAGCAAGGCCAGGTTGCCAGACTGAGTGAAAGGATTGGCTATCTCAGACTGACTTTCTATGGGTGAGTAACAACTACTCCCcacaccaccagacagacagataaaccaGTCTAAGACCCTTCAGAGAGCATTAAACCAGAGAAAATACCTGATGCGCTCAATCAGGACTGAGGTTGGAACCCATAGCCAATAGATTAGCTCATTCTAGTGGAAGCTATAGGCTGCAACCCAAAATGTAAGACTTATCATTAAAAAGGCTagagtatatactgtatatagtcaATATTTGATTCTACAGTATTTAGGTAACTCCCATAGATTAATTTGACTGATCAAATGAGTGCATAATACATTTATATTATTCCCAGTGATTCATCCCTTCACATCCTACAGGCACACGTGGCAGGTCAAGGACAAACCTATGGCCAACAACGTTGCCTACACCTCTGGGAAACTCAGTCTCCACACAGATTACCCAGCACTGCATAACCCACCTGGGGTGCGTACTATACATGCACAAGTTCATATGCATTATACTTTTAGAAAGGAACAAAATGGATATCTTACATCgttttttaaaaataaatatcatAACTGAGATGTTTGAACAAAATTACCTACTGTTCTCATCTTACAGTACTCCAAATACTTTCAAAGAGGATTGGTGACATTTCTCATAACAATCTAAGAGAGACTGGTACTCATGAACACACTCTTGAAGTAAATGGTGCAGAGCAGCATGACAAGTTTTTTAATTCATTGCATTGTCTGATTTATTTTGAGAAAAAATGACTCCTTTTACTTTATTGTATTTTTCCCTTGGGGAATAATTTCAacaagtaaactgaattgtaaTATTGCATGAAACATGGTATTGTACACTATGGTCTTTCTTCAGGTGCAGTTCCTGCACTGCCTGAACCAGGCTTGCAAAGGAGGGGAAAGTGAAGTGGTAGATGGTTTCCACATGGCTGAACTTCTGCGGAGAGAAGACCCAGAAGCCTTTAGTACCCTCACTTCCCACAGAGTGGACTTCACAGACACAGGGGCTGACTACTGTGACTTCAAGGTGCAGTCCAAGAACCGCATCATTGAGTGAGTAAAACGTTGTTTTGTACATTTAGCTCACAAAGTGTTATGGCATTTTATAAAGGAGAGTAATGCATCAAGTACAAGATTTCCCAACATGGTATTCAGGAGAGTGACTGGCATTTGGATGGTGTGATTTAGGAAAAGTGTAAGACATCACCATCTGCTGTTCAGATTGGGGATTGCAAAGTCTGTCATGAACATGCATCTTAATAAATTATGTTAACATATTGTCCATTTCTGTATAGCCAGCATATTAAACAAAGACTATACTTACTGGTTTTCATTATACATTCTTATTGCATACTTTCTAAAATAGTAAATTTAGGTAAAATATATGATACATACATTATTATAAATGGGTTTTCTGTCTACCTCCTTGTTTTCTGAGCAGTGTGGACAATGAGGAACGGGTCGTAAGGATTAACTACAACAATGCCACAAGAGACTCTGTGTTGGATCTCCCCTTGCATCAGGTCCAGCCCTTCTACCGTGCTCTCAAGGCCTATGTGGAACTCATGATCCGACCTGATAACCTAGTTACCTACATGATGGAACCTGGTGAGTACAAGTCATTGCCTAAAAACTAATATTATCTAAATATGAGTAAACTTGATTTTGAGGTtatttcaaatacatttttttccaTCTCCTACTGTACAAATTTAGTTCCACTTTATTGTGTTTGGTGTAAAGTTGTAGTCTCTGTGTCTTGCTCCGACAGGGGACTTGGTCACCTTTGATAACTGGCGCCTTCTACATGGGCGAAGAAGCTACATAAGCCATACAGACGCATTGAGACACTTGGAGGGAGCCTACCTGGACTGGGATGAGGTCATGTCACGCTTACGGATACTTCGCAAGTCTGTCCACGGAAACTATTAGATCCACAAGACTTTAGAAAGTCAATTGTCTCCTACATTCACACTGTGACCAAAGGTATGCGGACACCTGCTTTCTGAACCACTCATTCCAATATCATGAGCACTTTTTTGGTCCCCGCTTTTTCTATAACTGCATCCACTCCTCTGGCAAGACTTTCCAATAAACGTTGGAACATTAATGTGGGATTTGCTCTTATTGGTAGTTAATGGAAGGGGTGTCCACATACTTTTGGCCATGACAATGAGCAAAGAAAGAATTCTCTTTAGAAAAGGTGATCATTTAAATGAAACCTTTTCTATTGAAGACCTTACAAAGGAAAGTAAACCCCGTAAGAACAAAAATCGATAACGGGTTTTGGACTCTTAGCCAGTTGTTTTACAAAGCTATGGAAGCTGTGGTTGAACTGCTATGTATTTGTATCTGTGTATTGCCTTTAACGTCTGCACATTATTTGTCCCCTCTTTTAATGTTGAAATTCTGTGATATTCTGTTGACCTGTCCTCTTGTTCAGAGTGGAAtggcattgggggtgggggggctcagGTAAACTTTGTCCGAagtgaggcaggcagagacattCAACTCATGTCAAGGTTAAGAAATGGGATGATCCACTTCAGGGGAGTCTTAAAAAGATTCAGGCATGAATATTGcaaatatattgtaatatttacaATTACAGATAaggaaatacaaattatttgacCTCCCCCCCAGTGTTTGTATCTCTTTTgtttgcggggggggggggggtcacagtcttaattagggggtcagacccccccaatcCACCACCATAATCAAACCCTGCTCTTGTTCACAGTGGAAATTTTGtgaggctggatttgaaccttttGCTTAATGCATACCTTAATGAGTCACAGGAGAATATACCAGTTTGGGTACAGGTGCAGTCCAGCTACCTCTTTTTATTATTGTAGGCTAAATCATGACAAAACCatgggggagtcagatggctgagcggtgagggggactagtaatctgaaggttgccagttcaattccccgccgtgccaaaatgacattgtgt harbors:
- the bbox1 gene encoding gamma-butyrobetaine dioxygenase encodes the protein MVLKLAVTSHLLSDTVGFAFQHFRSPSVSQICLPVSASVSDTWKYRFKMWTTMLSRCTFPAVLKRSSSVLACQAIRAAGRPLQAIATKTSRSTLRQVRGQQTQATPIPTAQVVRQVKTLEEERLVEIEWEDGGQSFYPFTWMRDNCQCPLCTLQSAQARSLLLSKLDIHTGVDSVQVSDTNKVCIVWPDQHTSEFDPEWLKKRCFSPAIRQVMQEELFLNERVYWDSKLQIPTANFEEVLHDDKAALAWLIALRKVGIVYMKGAPVKQGQVARLSERIGYLRLTFYGHTWQVKDKPMANNVAYTSGKLSLHTDYPALHNPPGVQFLHCLNQACKGGESEVVDGFHMAELLRREDPEAFSTLTSHRVDFTDTGADYCDFKVQSKNRIIDVDNEERVVRINYNNATRDSVLDLPLHQVQPFYRALKAYVELMIRPDNLVTYMMEPGDLVTFDNWRLLHGRRSYISHTDALRHLEGAYLDWDEVMSRLRILRKSVHGNY